From the genome of Strix uralensis isolate ZFMK-TIS-50842 chromosome 6, bStrUra1, whole genome shotgun sequence:
CTTTGGCATTGGCGTTTCGGTGGTTATTGAAAGGGCTCTCCCTGCAAGAATTGGCAGGTAGCTGAAAGTTAAAACTGTTCTTAAACCGATGAGATAGCAGAGTCCGAGTGCCGGTCTTTTCAAGGTGCTGCTGTAGCGTCTTTAAAGGTGGCTGCCTGGAAAAACCCCATATTCTGGAGAGCTCTTACTGGTGTCTGTGGATCTGACACATCCGGCCACAGCCCGATGATGAACGTTGCTGTGGGAAGTCCCTTTTCGATTCATTTTGATTGCAAATTGGGGATATCTGATTCAGTGCATGCCTTCTGGCCGTCACAGCCCTGTCGCTGCTCCCTCGATCTGCTGTGCTCTAGCATTGTCCCTGAGTCCAGAATGGCACACAGGCTAACGTTTCCTTTTTGACTTAATCTTGCTGATCTCTCCTTATCTTGCAGACGATCTGGCCTCATCTAGAGTCCGCCTCTATTTCTTCATCTCGAATGAAGGGAACCAGAACTTGTTTGTCGTTCAAGCCAGCCTGTGGCTTTACTTGAAGCTGCTTCCATATGTCTTAGAGAAAGGCAGCAGGCGAAAAGTAAGAGTCAAAGTCTATTTCCAAGACCCGGACACTAGCAACAAGTGGAATGTGGTTGAAAAGAAAGTTGATCTCAAAAGAAGTGGTTGGCACACTTTTCCCATGACAGAGGCGATCCAGGCTCTgtttgagagaggagaaaggagactgAACTTGGATGTTCAATGTGAGGGCTGTGAAGAGTATTCAGTGCTGCCAATTTATGTGGACCCCGGGGAGGAATCCCACCGGCCTTTTTTAGTGGTGCAAGCCCGCCTCGCCGATAACAAACACAGGATCCGGAAAAGAGGCCTGGAGTGCGATGGCAGGACCAATCTATGTTGCAGGCAACAGTTTTACATTGACTTTAGACTCATTGGGTGGAATGACTGGATCATAGCACCATCAGGTTACTATGGGAATTACTGTGAAGGGAGCTGCCCGGCCTACTTGGCCGGCGTCCCGGGGTCGGCTTCCTCCTTTCACACCGCCGTCGTGAATCAGTACCGAATGCGGGGGCTGAACCCGGGCACCGTGAACTCCTGTTGCATTCCAACCAAACTTAGCACAATGTCAATGCTGTACTTTGATGATGAATATAACATTGTGAAAAGGGACGTTCCCAATATGATTGTGGAAGAATGTGGTTGTGCTTGATTTAaggtgtgttttgggggggggagagagagagagaaagagggggggggggagagagagagagagagaaaaaaaacattcccGTACGAGATGGTGTTGGAGGAAGTTTCACTGTGTATCCAGGCATCAGTGTTGGAAAGTCACTGTGGAAaagtttgacaaaaaaaaaaaaaaaagaaaaaaaagaaaaaaaatcatttcactttGGTGTCAGGACAGTGGCAGTTTGTGGATCTTGGACACTTATATATTCTACCACTTATAAGTTAATGTTATGAAATATCTTaaagacacacacatacacacgtaACGTGGACACGCACACAAACACgcactcatacacacacacacacacaaacacacacacacgaggCAGCTCGGAAAAGGTACATGAGCACAGAAAGTCAGTGACCAGTGACGACGGACCTAAATGCCTGCCAGTACGAGTGAACGGCTGAGCAGCTGTTTCCCCGCCTGCCGGCGAAGCCAGACCGAAATGAGCTCCCTTTGCTCAGGCAAAAGCACAGACTGCGAGAACACGACGTATTCTTGCACACAGGTGTCGAAATGACCAAActtagaaaattattaaaaaaaaaaaaaaagaaaaaaaaaaaagaaaaaaaaagtcaaccgTCACCTCTTAGGTCTAATGGGAAGCTGCAGGACACCTGCCTTGGGAGATGATCAATCACTTCCtcttaatttaaatttatctAAATGTAAACATCACAGATACCCGCATCTTCCTACAGCACTTCCAGTAAGGAATTGTATGGTaccatcagagagagagagaaaaggggacaGATGCGTAAGCAACTGCTGTATTTCTAACATCTGCCCGTTGCGAAGTCACAAACTGGGCTGGCGTGATCCGATGCTTTAACTGCCCACTAGCAACCTGTGGATGGCTACACCTGCCGTGTCTTGGAAAAGGGGATCCGATACCATACCTGGACTGTGTTGACTGTTGGCATCTCTCACTGTTTGGAGAATGAAAAGTCAAAGTTGCAATCTGTGTTCTTCAACGGGGGACTCAGCAAGGACACGTCACGTGGGGGACGAGCAAACAAGCAACCGCCACCACAGCTAAACCAATGAACCTTAAAGAGGAGTGACAGTAACAAAGTGGAGACGTTCTGAAAAATGCAGTGTGTTTAATAACAGGCGAGGAACATTTTAACAAGTCttggaaaggaggagagaggagagtgCTTTCAATTTCCTTACCAGGAGGTGTCGAGGATGGCCATAAAGATCAGAAAATAATGATACAGCATAGCACTTGCAAACTGCTTGAATGCACGTATAATAGCACTTGCAAATTTCAATGCCTTGAAAAGTGGTACTTGATAGTGCACTTATCTTTGCTCACTATCTAGGTAAACAGGTGCCGCATGAGCTATGCAATTTAAAGTGTTGACCCATACTAGACAAAACTGGACTTACGATAtgacttttttatatttttttatacttgaaattaaatcttttgcttcttttttaaagcGAATGATTGCTTTTAATGTTTGCACTGATTTAGTTGCATGATTAGTCAAAAAACtgccatttgaaaaaaatgttatttttatagcAGCAAAAAATGAATACAGTTAAATGTATTATACATAAATTTTGGAACCAAAGAGGCCAACATATTAGTTATAATTTTTATGAGATGGCAAAGCCATCATATATCATGTAGTCATACTGAGCAATCCCTCACGAGGCCTACCAATTGTTTCAGGGTACAAAATGGATTCTGTTTGTTCTATTCAGTGTCTTTTCTATACCATACGCACATGGAACgt
Proteins encoded in this window:
- the INHBB gene encoding inhibin beta B chain, with product MDGAARRGVLAALLACGLLLLGAAATPTPPAPAGGSPQDTCTSCGFRRPEEPGKVDGDFLEAVKRHILSRLQMRDRPNITHAVPKAAMVTALRKLHAGKVREDGRVEIPSLDGQASAGPPAHDPVSEIISFAETDDLASSRVRLYFFISNEGNQNLFVVQASLWLYLKLLPYVLEKGSRRKVRVKVYFQDPDTSNKWNVVEKKVDLKRSGWHTFPMTEAIQALFERGERRLNLDVQCEGCEEYSVLPIYVDPGEESHRPFLVVQARLADNKHRIRKRGLECDGRTNLCCRQQFYIDFRLIGWNDWIIAPSGYYGNYCEGSCPAYLAGVPGSASSFHTAVVNQYRMRGLNPGTVNSCCIPTKLSTMSMLYFDDEYNIVKRDVPNMIVEECGCA